The genomic region GTCGCGGTCGGACTCGTGCTGACGGCGGCCGCTCCCGCTGCCGCCGCCCCGACGCCCGAGGCGACGCCGGAGGCGGATGCCGTGGACCCCGTGCGCGACGCGGAGTACTGGCTCACGGACTACGGCGTCGAGGACGCGTGGGCCGTCACGCGCGGCGCCGGCGTGCGCATCGCGATCATCGACACCGGCATCGGGCGGGGACCGGCCGAGTTCGCCGGGGCCGTCGTCGGCGGCACGGACGTCTCGGGGGTGGGGTCCGAGGACGGGCGGACACCGGTCGGCGCCGTCGACGCCAACCACGGCAGCTGGGTGGCGTCGCTCGCGGCCGGTCGCGGCACCGGGCCCGACGAGGGGATGATCGGCGTCGCGCCCGAGGCCGAGCTGCTCAGCGTCTCGGTCGGCTTCGGCACGGCCTCGGCGGTGCCGTTCAGCGACCAGATCGCCGACGCCATCCGCTGGTCTGTCGACAACGGCGCCGACATCATCAACCTGTCGCTGACCACGAACACCCAGGACTGGGACACCAGCTGGGACGACGCGTTCCTGTACGCCTTCGACAACGACGTCGTCGTGATCGTCGCCGCCGGCAATCGCGGCAGCGGGACCGACCGCGTGGGCGCCCCCGCGACCATCCCCGGCGTGCTCACTGTCGCCGGCGTCGACCCCGACGGCGTCGCGAGCGTCGAGGCGTCGACCCAGGGCATCTCCATCGGCGTGTCCGCGCCGAGCGAGGAGCTCATCGGCGTGTCGGCCGACGGCCGGCTCGTTCGGTGGAGCGGCACCAGCGGCGCCGCGCCGATCGTCGCGGGGGTCGCCGCGCTCGTGCGCAGCGCCCACCCCGAGCTCGACGCGTCCAACGTCATCAACCGCATCATCCGCACCGCCA from Microbacter sp. GSS18 harbors:
- a CDS encoding S8 family serine peptidase, with amino-acid sequence MRFAASLAVAVGLVLTAAAPAAAAPTPEATPEADAVDPVRDAEYWLTDYGVEDAWAVTRGAGVRIAIIDTGIGRGPAEFAGAVVGGTDVSGVGSEDGRTPVGAVDANHGSWVASLAAGRGTGPDEGMIGVAPEAELLSVSVGFGTASAVPFSDQIADAIRWSVDNGADIINLSLTTNTQDWDTSWDDAFLYAFDNDVVVIVAAGNRGSGTDRVGAPATIPGVLTVAGVDPDGVASVEASTQGISIGVSAPSEELIGVSADGRLVRWSGTSGAAPIVAGVAALVRSAHPELDASNVINRIIRTATPPGGEGSAALYGYGLVDAAAAVSAPVALVSSNPMGSLADWIRIYRRAEGTTLPEPTVEPVQVAPLPPADTVDRPVSPLLPSQQTLVYGSVPLLVFTATAILVGLGVTAAVRRVRLASRAPSPRTHEEYSKS